Proteins encoded in a region of the Ranitomeya imitator isolate aRanImi1 chromosome 9, aRanImi1.pri, whole genome shotgun sequence genome:
- the LYVE1 gene encoding lymphatic vessel endothelial hyaluronic acid receptor 1 yields the protein MSYHFGVRLSLLSFVLGGYLSVSSIDVKDLTQSKCRLAGVVLVENQDRSQKFNYTMAESACQELGLQLASKAQVEKAKGYGYETCSYGWVSEQVGVIPRIQNNENCGRNKTGVLTWKVDLNKMFFSAYCFNASDIRINSCKPGLMVTQPPSSSAAVPTSGSTMASTSAKTETQTEPRETSTPPVWTTWKASTTWKASTTWKASTTWKASTTSLHTTLVTTVKPVQSTTALQTTPTPDTIPPTKQENQMAQKSERVVFGGLPTTLLVLALLFFIAAVILAICYIKKYKTHLLFTKKKKEKELVEAKVFKDVSGAENTKEQYTNGKEAECLQNPTGNSIEAEV from the exons ATCTCACGCAATCAAAATGCAGACTAGCCGGCGTAGTACTGGTGGAGAATCAAGACCGGTCACAGAAATTCAACTACACAATGGCGGAAAGTGCGTGCCAGGAGCTGGGCTTACAGCTGGCTAGTAAGGCTCAGGTGGAGAAGGCCAAGGGATATGGATATGAGACGTGCAG CTATGGTTGGGTATCGGAACAAGTTGGGGTGATTCCGAGGATCCAAAACAACGAAAACTGCGGCAGGAACAAAACTGGGGTCCTCACCTGGAAGGTTGATCTCAACAAAATGTTCTTCAGCGCCTACTGTTTCAATGCGTCTG ACATCCGGATCAATTCCTGTAAGCCCGGGCTCATGGTTACACAACCACCTTCGAGCAGTGCAGCAGTGCCAACATCCGGATCGACCATGGCATCGACCAGCGCAAAAACAGAGACTCAGACGGAGCCAAGAGAGACGTCTACGCCGCCCGTGTGGACCACGTGGAAAGCCTCGACCACGTGGAAAGCCTCGACCACGTGGAAAGCCTCGACCACGTGGAAAGCCTCGACCACGTCGTTGCACACAACATTAGTGACCACAGTGAAGCCGGTGCAGTCCACCACCGCACTACAGACAACGCCAACGCCGGACACCATACCACCCACGAAACAGGAGAACCAGATGGCCCAAAAAAGTGAGAGAGTCGTATTTGGAG GATTACCTACGACACTGCTCGTACTGGCGCTGCTGTTTTTTATAGCGGCCGTGATCCTCGCCATTTGCTATATTAAAAA ATACAAAACGCATTTACTCTTTACCAAGAAGAAGAAGGAAAAAGAGTTGGTTGAAGCCAAAGTGTTCAAAGACGTGTCGGGTGCCGAAAACACGAAAGAACAATATACGAACGGAAAAGAGGCGGAGTGCCTACAGAATCCTACAGGAAACTCTATAGAGGCGGAGGTGTAA
- the RNF141 gene encoding RING finger protein 141 has protein sequence MGQQLTSQAMMNKLPEKVVKHVALVRESGFLTYEEFLGRVAELNDVTARLAAGQDKHLLFEVQPGSDSSALWKVVVRVLCTKINKTSGIVEISRIMNLYQFIQLYKDITSHATGVFTKSSEASDDNAQSLASLSDCQASILMGRVKQLTDEEECCICMDERADLILPCTHNFCQKCIDKWSDRNRNCPICRLQVSGVNDSWVVSDAPTEEDVASYILNLADEVGQPHDTVF, from the exons ATGGGACAGCAGCTGACCAGCCAGGCCATGATGAACAAACTTCCTGAGAAAGTCGTCAAACACGTGGCCCTGGTGCGTGAGAGCGGCTTCCTGACGTACGAGGAGTTCCTGGGCCGCGTCGCCGAGCTCAATGATGT CACGGCGAGGCTGGCCGCCGGGCAGGACAAGCATCTCCTCTTTGAAGTGCAGCCGGGCTCGGACTCGTCCGCCCTGTGGAAGGTCGTCGTCCGTGTTTTGTGTACCAAG ATTAATAAGACAAGCGGCATCGTGGAGATATCGAGGATCATGAACCTCTACCAGTTCATCCAGCTCTACAAGGACATCACCAGCCATGCCACCGGCGTGTTCACCAAGAGCAGCGAGGCCTCCGACGACAATGCCCAGAGCCTGGCATCGCTCTCAGACTGCCAGGCCAGCATCTTAATGGGGAG ggtgaagcagctGACAGATGAGGAGGAGTGTTGTATCTGTATGGATGAGCGAGCTGATCTGATCCTGCCCTGCACTCACAACTTCTGCCAGAAGTGCATTGACAAATG GAGCGACCGGAACCGCAATTGTCCCATCTGCCGCTTACAGGTGTCGGGAGTGAATGACTCATGGGTGGTCTCAGATGCCCCCACGGAGGAGGACGTTGCAAGTTACATATTAAATCTGGCTGATGAGGTTGGGCAGCCCCATGATACTGTCTTCTAA